The Juglans regia cultivar Chandler chromosome 1, Walnut 2.0, whole genome shotgun sequence nucleotide sequence tatgacatgacatgacatagcTATGATGGAAGAATaccattattttatatacaaaaagGCATATCTAATACATAAATCTTTTAGTGCATGTGTGTTTCagtgaaatttaaaaatttgtttttttttcccctttcaagGGTACATAATATTtgtcttatataaatattgtttcatcattaaataattattagatcaCATTGATCCATCTTAAGGAATTATTGTGGGAAGTTGTTGAAACTAAaaagattaggaaaaaaaagaatggaggAAAATGATgttctttatcttatattttgtcatttttaatCACGCaaagtaatataatatattttaatttatatttatattttatttaaatatttgacaTAAAAAATTGCTTAAATCATCATAtcaattaatatgatttaaataataaaagttgtaacaaagaaagaaagaaagaaagaaatacgGTGATTCGGGTCAAATGACCCAACTCGAAACTAGCCCAACCCACAGCCACCTTGAGTTTATAACAAGTCAGTGAAGTCACTCCTCCTTTCACCCACTCTTGTCCCTATGAGAACCGTATATTACCCAACAAGTCCCTTATCAATGGCTATATAATTTTGCCAAACATCATAGCCTCCTACTCAGAGAAAACCTGACTGCGTAAAATGCAAAACTAAACCACCGTTGAACTTACTCCAGCCAACATCTCCCTGTACGAGCAATGTTTCAAGGAGTCCACCTCATCGCCAAGAACGTCCCAGGTACTTGTCTTCTTTATTATTCTCCAGCTCCCACTTTCCTTTTGTGCTTCTTCTGTTCTTTCTGTTTCCGTGTTTCGTTCTTCAGAAACGGTgggacaaagaaagaaaaaaaactcgGTTCTGGGTGTCTcccagttttttcttttcttttctttttgttgaaatttcaaCACTTCTTTTAAATGGACGTTCTTATGGTGATTGGTtactaagatttttttttttctcgcttTTGTTTATGTATATGTGTATTTGAATGCTGGTTGTTGCCGTGAAAGGGGTCAAGGAGAGTGGACATGTTTGGCGTAATACAGTAGGAAAAATTATGGGAAATGAACAAATAATTTGTACCGCCGTTGTGGATTTCGTGTTGCCCGCTATCTGTTTGTTGAAATGCTTTCAGTCTTGAATTTGGTTAACTATGTTATAATGTTAGTGTATTGGTATGGCACTTGTACTGTTGCATTTATTGattgtttaaaagttttgttttcatttttgttggatAAATCGTAAACTACTAGGGGGGTTTGCTATAAGCATGAATCTACATATAAGGTCAACCTTTTGGATTAacatttttaagtttaattttaacaaGCAGCTCCCGTTTGGAACTTGGACTGAACTGagatcagtttaattttaagccgagtctaatatccaaacactcaactctcaaatctcaaatcactaaactcatatcaactcaaaacctctttacacatgaGACGCACAACTCTTTTCAACTTAATACCTATTTATACATGaacccacaatttttttcaactttccataaatacatctaaacttagcttaacatccaaacacatctaaactcattttaggtgggctccacaaaactcactccaccatctcaattcactactattcataaagaattcaacttatATCAACTcagcttaacatccaaatggggcctagaTTCCTTTTTGTACAATTTATAGTCAGGGGCCTCTTCtctagttataaaaaatatatgccaCTTACATCATGTATAGTGCTGACACTAGAGTTCAAGGTTGCTTTCCGATTAGTTGATATTTAAACTTGCTAATAAGAAGTCAGTTATTTCAATAGATTTAAGATCACTAAATCCATGCGTGTGGTAAGTTAATAACTCAACCTGAACTTGGATGCTCATGCtttcaaataataaatgttTCAGAAACGGTTGGTTAGTGTTTAAGAATTCAATGTCCTTACGTAGTGTTGGTTATTTTAGTTTGGTCCTCTTGCAGCATGCATTGTGTGCTGGGCCAAACTTTATTATTTGTGCTTTTGCCCTGCTTTAATCGGTATGTTTATAAGGATGCATAGATGCAAAAAGCACCATCAACCTTTTATATggtatttaaatgatttaattttgaatatttctattttatgtgGGAGTCACATCTGATGGCTTAGTGTTGATGTGTGttataagtaaaaaagaaaaaagaaattttttcattGTGATTATTGGTTTCTTTAGATATAAATCTTGGGTTTCTTGCAGGTTGTGGAGTGGTGGAAGGCAGCTGTCTTCCTTGTTCAGGAGTTTCTGGAAGAGCAACCTctgtatcttcttcttctcgtgCTGACTATAGATTCCATTCACAGGTCAAGATTGGATCACAGAAAGATGCTTCTAAGGGAGCAGCTTTAGTCTGCAAAGCAAGTTCTAGTGGTCATAGGAGAAATCCAGACTTCTCCAGGCAAAACAGGCATGGCTTCTCTAGAAACAGGCACAGgcaaaatgaagagagagagagctttgatAACCTCAATGAATCTGATGCATTATCATCGAAAAATGGACCATTACTCTCCCTCTCCAATACCCCAAAGTTCCATGCAACTGCAGCCCCTGGACCTAGAGAGAAGGAGATAGTTGAGCTGTTCAGGAAGGTTCAGGCTCAGCTTCGAGAGAGAGCTGCAAGCAAAGTAGAAAAGAAGATTGAAACCTTGAAAGAGCAAGGCAAAGAGAGCGACACTGTAGATTCCCTCCTTAAGTTATTAAGGAAACACTCTGTAGAGCAAAGCAAGAGAAACAGCAGAAGCAATGGCAGTAACAAAGATCTCATGTTGGACCAGCAAGTGCAGAATGACTCCTACAATGGAAGAAAAAGTACAATCTACTATAATTCAAATAACGGTCTGAAGGATGAGGCCCAAGAACGTAATGGCACTTTCTTAGGTAGGCCCGTGTCAAATTTCCAACGCAAGTCTCCTATCCCTCGTGTTAAATACCAGCCTATTTATTCTGGTGTGGAAACCATCAATACCATGCCACATGTGAATTCAAGTGAGAAGGGAGATGATAATCGAATTGAGAAGGGTCTAAAGCCTGAACAAGAGTTGGAGCAAGAGTTGGAAGCAGAGCCAGAGCCAGAACCAGAGCTGGAGCTGGAGCTTGAGCCTGAGCCCAAGCCAAAGGCCACTTTTCTAGATAGTAGGCTTGCCAATTTTTCAGAAGGTGAGAGTTCAGATGCTGACGAACCTTTTAATGATGAGAATGGAGTTTTGCAGCCAAAAAATGAGCATGGGGATTTGAGTACATTGAAGCTACCAGAATTAAGGGCACTTGCAAAGTCTCTTGGTCTAAGAGGGTAttcaaagatgaagaagagtgAGCTTGTGGAATTGCTAAGTGGGAGTTTGGTATGATCTATGATGTATGACTAAAGCAAAAACATGATAGCGTTTCTTCGTTTATAGGTTTGTTTTAGTTTGTTTTGGTAGTAGACACTTATGATCAGTTTGTTTTGTACTCCTGTTCTAACCCTCCCGAGGGCTTCAATGACTGGCGAGTTCTGAATCTTTCCTTTATCCATTTCCTAGGTCTTTTTGGATATGAGCTATTGATGTCCATGTTGAGATTGTTTACTGTTGTCTCTCTTGTCATGTTACTTTTTGGTTAAAATGCATCGAATTCAACATGCTGGGGGTGTTTCTTATTTTGATGGTAAGATCATAGGGGAAAGTCTCGGACTTTGATtagcaattgcatttttcagcATCTTTGCCGGCAAAGTTGATCTGTTTTGCTTGCTTAATTCGTAATACCATGGAGGAAATAATAAATACAGCTCTTGTTTCTCCCTGTTTATAATAGAGCACCGAAAggaaatgtatattttttctattgatAATTGTCGTTGTTTTGAATGAACCATGAACAGTTTTGAAGAGAATATCTCAGggtccaaattttattaaaaaaataaaaccaagggACTGACAGAAATGTCACTCTCTTTTAATATTCGTCACGTGAGTGAGTAGTACTTTTaaagagaaaatttatttaagaatctcatatttaatatatttagtatattttataaaccttttacatcaattatattaaataatataatgtataatataaaatttcttaaatggaattatttaaaaataattaatatttttaatttaagtacaattacatttataaaaaaaaattatataaaataatctcataaattggtATTGACatctataaaagaattatataaaagattagATAAGGGGCAGCATTGTCCTTCGAAAATCCCAAACGTTCAAGAATATCGGAAGCCTCCTCCTCTGAAGCAACCCCGGACTTATCTTCGCTGCTAAGTTTCTGAAAAaccttctcaaaaaaaaaaaaaaaaaaattgaaaaaagtttctGAAAAAACTGTTGAGCGAGCGTGTTATTCAAAACCCATTTACAATTCAGAGACTTAACAGATTTTGCTCTCCCGTGGATTCTTCTGCTTTCTTTTGGCTTCAGATTTTCTGTtgctctctgtttttctctcttgttacttcctttctttttgaatCTTGAATTATGGGCCAAAGCAATTCCATGAGCCAACAACGACCCAGAGCGGAGTTGCTCTATGAACTGGTCAGCACTGGAAACGTGGAAGCCATCAAAGCTCTTTGCAGTGAAGGTGCTAGCCTTGAGGTAAAGCCAACGATGCTCCTCTTCCTCCCCCCCTCCTAATTCGTTTATTCTCAACATTTTAAGTTCAATCATCTACATCTTATTCTTCATTTCTGATAAGTTTGGGAGTAGCGGTTAGCATAATGGGCTTTCACATGGTTGTTGATTTTTCTGGCAGTGGAAGCATCAATCTGGTTATTGAGAATTAAGTACGAATGACTATAAACGACATTTTTTGGTACAAGAATAAACAAACTATGGTGAATTTATCAAGTCAGGGTATCCTGTCATCTTGGGTCTTTGTTATAGTCATCGATTCTGTTAAGAAAATAACTTGGGACTGTATCTTCGTGATTGAAACTGATTGTACTGGTTCTCTAACAGAAACACTTCTTCGTGTTAATTCTAAAACTTGATTCTTTTGCTCAAAGCTGTATGTGGTTGCTCTATGCGTGTTTATGGAGAACGTTTTgacaatttgatttttgtacAGTGGACTGACAGAGAAGGAAGGACCCCTCTCATTTTGGCATGCATGAATCCCGAACTGATTCATGTTGCCAAAACTCTTATTGAATTGGGTGCCAACGTCAATGCTTACTGTCCTGGTATGCATGTGAAAGTCTTACATTGTCAACTGAATCGTTGGCTATTATGTTACAAATGGGGTAGTTTGAAAGTCAGACGTATGTCTTGTTGCATAACATACACAAAGTTATTCGTGTTTAATTTACTTCATGTTCTTACACCAAGTTACTAATTATTTCATTAACATAACaactgaaaaaacaaaataatcatgATAAAACAGTTACAAAAGTCGTGTGGCACTTTAAATAATAGCAATACTATGAACAGGAAAGATTAATTGTATCTTCTTGATTGCTTTctgatttgtttcatttttggcAGGGCCTCATACGGGTACTCCTTTACATCACGCAGCAGAAAAAGGCTTGGAACAGTCTGTTAAGTTACTTCTTTCCCATGGAGGTTTGTTTTATCATATTAATGTGGATGGGCTTCGTTGCTGCAACAAGCTGATATCATTTATTAGCGTGATATTTATTTTGCCACATCTAAAGGACTAGTTTATTAATAACTGTTGCAGCAAATACCCTGGTGAGGAATGATGATTGTCAAACTCCGCTTGATGTTGCCAGAGTAAAAGGGCACGCCAATATTGTTCGTGCAATTGAGGTGTGAGtgagaaatttaaaagttgCAATTACTcgaaagctctctctctctctctctctctctctgcagtCTAATTTGTTCAAAGCTGTATTCTTTGTTTGTTGCTTTTCAGAATCATGTCTGCTATTTCTCTGGCTGGTTGCGGGAGTTTTATGGTCCAAGCTTTCTTGAAGCATTAGTGCCTAAACTGTTATCAAGAACAATGTCTGTATAccattcacattctctattttcactgcatattttttttttttgataagtcttCACTGCATTTTCTATAATGCTCTTTTTATGGATATCATTTTCGATCATGCACCTTTGAGAGCACACAAATGCTAGTTATAGATACAATATCTACCATTTTTCCCAAAGGGATTTAAgcattttactattaaaaaaatccctATATATGTTTCTTTAATAAGTAAATAGAAAAAGATCCCTATATATGTTTATGGTTGCTGATATGAGTTCATTGCATGCAGTTGGGTTGTTGTTATACCTTTTGGTTCCAGTAATTCTACAATGCCTCTCAAAATGGAGCTCAAAATATATCGTACTTTGCAAGTATGACAGAACATAGTCGGTGAAGTTATTTATGGTTTTATACTTTTGTGATTCTAATTTCTTTGTTTGGTGGGagtatttatctttcttttggCTGCCATTACCTATTATGAAATTGgattatgggaaaaaaaaagatgagtaaGACTGCTAGATGGTATCTATCTATGATATCATAGAAAGTAATAGTATGGTATGAGTTGTATGACCCTGGCTGATACATGCTGGCATCCCTACTCAACCTTGAGCATAGATGTTCATATattcagtttttgttttttgatacaGGGGTGGGGGTTCGAACTTGGTTCTCCCATTTGGAGACCAGGTCTTATACCATCTGGTCCAAAGGACCTTGGCATATATTCAGTTTGTTTCAAAGATTCTAGAAATTATTCTTGATTAACACCTTAGCGCAAAGATAAACCTTGGGTAGAAAATGCGGTGTGGGCGCACAACCTAATGGATGTGTTTtagcctttctttcttttgtatatgCTTGGTCTCTTAAGTTAATCGGTCGATATGATTGTTATAATAGAAGACACTCTATGTGAATCTGGCTGGCTCCTTTCTATGTCTGAATGCCAATGCAACAATTCTGTCCATGATTTGCTAATTTAATGGATTGTAAACCTGGTTGGGTCATGGTTTTTCCTCTCTAGGTTTTTCCTCACAATAAGGATTCAAAGCACTTCTTAAATTTGCCATTGTATCCAAATTTTTGCATTTGAGTTGCTACAGCCGCAAACCAAGTTCCTGGTACTGGCTGGTGGATGAATGATAATGATTGCCGCAGCAATAAATTTCTCCCTTATTCATGTGGTTCTCTGGCTCTGAGGTGTTGCCCACATAAACAGAATTTGGGTTTTATACCCATCATTGTGCTGCATCCTTTTTCCCCTATTTTTGAGGGGAGAATCCACTAAAATTTGTTGAGCTACTAAAGTAGCGGCCAAAAATACTTCTTGCTACCAGCTGAACTCGTAGAGTAATTCCTCTAAGAATAGAAGAAACGTTACTTATAATTTGTACTTCAAGATATGTTAACTGGTTAAGGCCTAtttggatacttagaatatctcagtatatctgtgaatagtagttaaatgatttgagttaagatgttttattaagttttgggaaatgagagagaaaaagttgaataaaaatattataaaggtaaaaaattgtttgaatataatttttttttgaaatttgaaaaagtaatattgtttgtgtgttttgtttaggagtttgagaaagttgtaataattagatgaaaaagttgaaaatttgaaattgaaaagtgttgtgttttagtgatgtttggaaaggaaatatctaagaatacttgagaataatTGTGTTGCCAAACAGACCCTACTCTTTCATTACCTACTCCTTTATTTGTGCATTTGTCTGTTTGtacttcaaaaaaattgtttttcagGTTCATATCCTACCATATCTTTGTGCTTCATATAAACTGTGATTTTGATCAATGAACAGGATGCGCAGCCTCGCTCAGTTATTGCTCTTTGGAAGGCCAAAATTGAGGAACCTGATTTTCATCAAAAGGAGCCAGCACTAACGGAGCCAGCACTAACTATAGTTGACCAGTTTACCAGTAATTCTTGctattgaaattattatttcttaaaagtGATAAATAAGCATGTAAAATGTTAATCAACATGTCATACCATGTTTGCCcaaatgttttattcttttttaattctgGATTTTTACTTGTTTGAGGTGGATGTCCTAGTTCATCTGGAGTTGAAACCGCAactgaccattttttttttctgataaatAAAGATCACCTatttaaaatggaaaaagagCATGTTTTACTGAACAccattttactcttttttcttttttctttttaaataatggcGTATATTTAATGTCTATGCTCCTTGCTGTCTTGCTGAGCTGTTTGTATCTACTAATCACGTATTTCTTATCAGAAACTCGGTATAAGCTTGCATCCACCATCGAGGGTGATAAACAGCAACTTCAAGGGTTACATAATGCGTGCGTAGGAATTCCTCAGGTACACTATCAAAAAGTATTCACAGAATGTAATTCTGCTGCATGTTACAAGTTTttgcatttcatgcatgataGTTGCATGGATTTCTAAATTTGTTGGTATGGATGACTGCTCATAGTAATGGAAACCATGTTCCGGTTCACAATAGAATGTTTGCAGTGTATTCTTCAGTAACATAATGACTTATTAACTGTAACTTGTCTTGATGCTACAAGAAATATGGCTATTTCTTTTGGCCACTTGTTTAACCAAGTTAAAACATTGCAATGCACTATGGAgtacattttaaaaatcttgTTCCGAAACACATTAATGACAAATTAGTTTGAATACTGgaattttcttttggtttatttatGGGACAATCTGCTTGCATAACAACAATAGCTACTTTTACATCAGGATGAATGATGAGTTAGTTATGAAT carries:
- the LOC108995960 gene encoding rho-N domain-containing protein 1, chloroplastic, with product MFQGVHLIAKNVPGCGVVEGSCLPCSGVSGRATSVSSSSRADYRFHSQVKIGSQKDASKGAALVCKASSSGHRRNPDFSRQNRHGFSRNRHRQNEERESFDNLNESDALSSKNGPLLSLSNTPKFHATAAPGPREKEIVELFRKVQAQLRERAASKVEKKIETLKEQGKESDTVDSLLKLLRKHSVEQSKRNSRSNGSNKDLMLDQQVQNDSYNGRKSTIYYNSNNGLKDEAQERNGTFLGRPVSNFQRKSPIPRVKYQPIYSGVETINTMPHVNSSEKGDDNRIEKGLKPEQELEQELEAEPEPEPELELELEPEPKPKATFLDSRLANFSEGESSDADEPFNDENGVLQPKNEHGDLSTLKLPELRALAKSLGLRGYSKMKKSELVELLSGSLV
- the LOC108995959 gene encoding putative E3 ubiquitin-protein ligase XBAT34, which translates into the protein MGQSNSMSQQRPRAELLYELVSTGNVEAIKALCSEGASLEWTDREGRTPLILACMNPELIHVAKTLIELGANVNAYCPGPHTGTPLHHAAEKGLEQSVKLLLSHGANTLVRNDDCQTPLDVARVKGHANIVRAIENHVCYFSGWLREFYGPSFLEALVPKLLSRTIWVVVIPFGSSNSTMPLKMELKIYRTLQDAQPRSVIALWKAKIEEPDFHQKEPALTEPALTIVDQFTKTRYKLASTIEGDKQQLQGLHNACVGIPQVMPPPVLDNTQTSTLEAAPQTSAEAVERPPAVGTANINVSRNGRMDEPSKEDYNGWDLPDSGTVGITTQHGQTSGNVSPVAPTNSGVSTSASASVPSAPPIPKECLDEGPIHYPSIDFSPVDWSVPATEDGASVTNDVKDEGSSSSCIICWEAPIEGACIPCGHMAGCMSCLVEIKAKKGVCPVCRSNIKQVVRFYAV